One segment of Panicum virgatum strain AP13 chromosome 3K, P.virgatum_v5, whole genome shotgun sequence DNA contains the following:
- the LOC120701350 gene encoding peroxidase 2-like gives MAAASSSSRVSSPAGWLLAARCALLLALAAGAGAARGHPPALSPVFYDASCPGAHDVARRVIQGARVSDPRIPASLIRLHFHDCFVNGCDGSLLLDDDLPAIRTEKTVPANNNSARGFPVVDDIKAALEHACPGVVSCADILALAAEISVEISGGPRWRVLLGRRDGTTTNVESANNLPSPFDSLDVLQQKFRNVNLDDTDLVALQGAHTFGKVQCQFTRENCTAGQPDGTLENLDQVTPNVFDNKYYGNLLRGQAQLPSDQVMLSDAAAPATTAPIVRRFASSQKDFFRNFVASMIKMGSISPLTGRDGQIRKNCRRVNSK, from the exons ATGgccgccgcttcctcctcctctcgcgTCTCTTCTCCAGCAGGGTGGCTGCTCGCGGCGCGCTGCGCGCTCCTGCTAGCTTTGGCCGCCGGAGCTGGAGCCGCACGCGGCCACCCTCCGGCGCTGAGCCCCGTGTTCTACGACGCGTCGTGCCCCGGCGCGCACGACGTCGCCCGCCGCGTCATCCAGGGCGCGCGCGTCTCCGACCCCCGCATCCCAGCCAGCCTCATCCGCCTCCacttccacgactgcttcgtcAAC GGTTGCGACGGCTCGCTTCTGCTGGACGACGACCTCCCCGCGATCCGCACCGAGAAGACCGTGCCCGCCAACAACAACTCGGCGCGCGGCTTTCCCGTGGTGGACGACATCAAGGCCGCGCTCGAGCACGCGTGCCCCGGCGTCGTCTCCTGCGCCGACATCCTTGCCCTCGCCGCCGAGATCTCCGTCGAAATC TCCGGAGGACCACGCTGGAGAGTGCTGCTCGGCCGGCGGGACGGCACCACGACCAACGTCGAGAGCGCCAACAACCTCCCGAGCCCCTTCGACTCCCTGGACGTTCTCCAGCAGAAGTTCAGAAACGTCAACCTCGACGACACCGACCTCGTCGCCCTCCAAG GAGCGCACACATTCGGCAAAGTTCAGTGCCAGTTCACGCGGGAGAACTGCACGGCGGGGCAGCCTGATGGCACCCTGGAGAACCTGGACCAGGTCACACCCAACGTGTTCGACAACAAGTACTACGGCAACCTCTTGCGCGGCCAGGCTCAGCTGCCGTCCGACCAGGTCATGCTGTCGGACGCTGCTGCGCCGGCGACCACCGCGCCCATCGTCCGCCGGTTCGCGAGCAGCCAGAAGGATTTCTTCCGGAACTTTGTGGCGTCCATGATCAAGATGGGCAGCATCAGCCCGCTGACAGGGAGGGATGGACAGATCAGGAAGAACTGCCGGAGGGTCAATAGCAAATAA
- the LOC120698616 gene encoding tubulin alpha-3 chain, with amino-acid sequence MRECISIHIGQAGIQVGNACWELYCLEHGIQPDGQMPGDKTVGGGDDAFNTFFSETGAGKHVPRAVFVDLEPTVIDEVRTGTYRQLFHPEQLISGKEDAANNFARGHYTIGKEIVDLCLDRIRKLADNCTGLQGFLVFNAVGGGTGSGLGSLLLERLSVDYGKKSKLGFTVYPSPQVSTSVVEPYNSVLSTHSLLEHTDVAVLLDNEAIYDICRRSLDIERPTYTNLNRLVSQVISSLTASLRFDGALNVDVNEFQTNLVPYPRIHFMLSSYAPVISAEKAYHEQLSVAEITNSAFEPSSMMAKCDPRHGKYMACCLMYRGDVVPKDVNAAVATIKTKRTIQFVDWCPTGFKCGINYQPPSVVPGGDLAKVQRAVCMISNSTSVVEVFSRIDHKFDLMYAKRAFVHWYVGEGMEEGEFSEAREDLAALEKDYEEVGAEFDDGEEGDEGDEY; translated from the exons ATGAGGGAGTGCATCTCGATCCACATCGGCCAGGCCGGTATCCAGGTCGGAAACGCGTGCTGGGAGCTGTACTGCCTCGAGCATGGCATTCAG CCTGATGGTCAGATGCCCGGTGACAAGACAGTTGGAGGAGGTGATGATGCATTCAACACCTTCTTCAGTGAGACTGGCGCTGGGAAGCATGTCCCCCGTGCTGTGTTCGTTGATCTTGAGCCCACTGTGATTGATGAGGTGAGGACTGGCACATATCGCCAGCTCTTCCACCCTGAACAGCTCATCAGTGGCAAGGAGGATGCTGCCAACAACTTTGCCCGTGGTCACTACACCA TTGGCAAGGAGATTGTTGACCTGTGCCTTGACCGCATCAGGAAGCTTGCCGACAACTGCACTGGTCTCCAGGGCTTCCTCGTCTTCAATGCTGTTGGTGGAGGAACGGGCTCTGGCCTTGGTTCCCTCCTCCTTGAGCGCCTGTCTGTTGACTACGGCAAGAAGTCCAAGCTCGGGTTCACTGTGTACCCATCTCCCCAGGTCTCCACCTCAGTTGTTGAGCCATACAACAGTGTCCTGTCCACCCACTCCCTCCTCGAGCACACTGATGTCGCTGTCCTGCTTGACAACGAGGCCATCTACGACATCTGCCGCCGCTCCCTTGACATTGAGCGCCCAACCTACACCAACCTCAACAGGCTTGTGTCTCAG GTTATCTCATCTCTGACTGCCTCCCTGAGGTTCGATGGTGCTCTGAACGTTGATGTGAATGAGTTCCAGACCAACTTGGTGCCCTACCCAAGGATCCACTTCATGCTTTCATCCTATGCGCCAGTGATCTCTGCTGAGAAGGCCTACCATGAGCAGCTGTCAGTGGCTGAGATCACCAACAGTGCCTTCGAGCCATCCTCCATGATGGCCAAGTGTGACCCTCGCCATGGCAAGTACATGGCCTGCTGCCTCATGTACCGTGGAGATGTTGTGCCCAAGGATGTGAATGCTGCTGTGGCCACCATCAAGACCAAGCGCACCATCCAGTTTGTGGACTGGTGCCCGACTGGGTTCAAGTGCGGCATCAACTACCAGCCTCCCAGCGTGGTGCCTGGTGGTGATCTGGCCAAGGTGCAGCGCGCCGTGTGCATGATCTCCAACTCCACCAGTGTGGTTGAGGTGTTCTCCCGCATCGACCACAAGTTTGACCTCATGTATGCCAAGCGCGCCTTCGTGCACTGGTATGTGGGTGAGGGCATGGAGGAGGGTGAGTTCTCCGAGGCCCGTGAGGACCTTGCCGCGCTGGAGAAGGACTATGAGGAGGTCGGTGCTGAGTTTGACGATGGTGAGGAGGGTGACGAGGGTGATGAGTACTAG